From Apium graveolens cultivar Ventura chromosome 9, ASM990537v1, whole genome shotgun sequence, the proteins below share one genomic window:
- the LOC141684290 gene encoding homeobox-leucine zipper protein PROTODERMAL FACTOR 2-like has product MFQPNMFENHHHLLDHMSHHHKSSDENEHQFDVLRDDEFDTKSGGTDILENPSGDDDQDPNQRPNKKKRYHRHTQNQIQEMESFFKECPHPDDKQRKELGRRLGLEPLQVKFWFQNKRTQMKSQHERCENTQLRNENEKLRADNIRYKEALNNASCPNCGGPAALGEMSFDEQHLRIENARLREEIDKISGIAAKYVGKPMLSYPHVPAHGPSRSLDLGVGSFGAQSGISVPDMFGPGDLLRSVSGPSEADKPLIIELAVAAMEELIRMTQAGEPLWIRSLGNSVECLSEDEYLCNFPRGIGPKPTGLKSEASRESAIVIMNHINLVEIMMDVNQWSTVFSSIVSRAMTIEVLSTGVAGNYNGALQVMTAEFQVPSPLVPSRENYFVRYCKQHDNGMWAVADVSLDNLRPSSISRCRRRPSGCLIQELPNGYSKVTWVEHVEVDDRAVHDIYRALVNSGLAFGAKRWVSTLGRQCERLASAMASNIPAGEVGVITTPEGRKSMLKLAERMVLSFCTGVGASTAHTWTTISGSGDNDVRVMTRKSVDDPGRPPGIVLSAATSFWIPVPPKRVFDFLRDENSRSEWDILSNGGLVQEMAHTANGRDPGNCVSLLRVNSANSSQSNMLILQESCEDPTGSYVIYAPVDIVAMDVVLNGGDPDYVALLPSGFAILPDGPGQNVGGIHEVGSGGSLLTVAFQILVDSVPTAKLSLGSVTTVNSLIKCTVERIKNAVVAGDPNI; this is encoded by the exons ATGTTTCAGCCAAACATGTTTGAAAACCATCATCATCTTCTGGATCATATGAGCCACCACCACAAAAGTTCAGATGAAAATGAGCATCAATTTGATGTACTGAGAGATGACGAGTTTGATACCAAATCTGGTGGAACTGATATCCTTGAAAACCCATCTGGTGATGACGATCAAGATCCTAATCAACGTCCCAACAAGAAGAAGCGTTATCATCGCCACACTCAAAACCAAATCCAAGAAATGGAATC GTTCTTTAAGGAGTGTCCACACCCGGACGATAAGCAGAGAAAGGAGCTTGGTCGAAGATTAGGGTTGGAGCCTTTGCAAGTCAAGTTCTGGTTCCAAAACAAGCGTACTCAAATGAAG TCTCAACATGAACGCTGTGAGAACACGCAGCTGAGGAATGAAAATGAAAAGCTCCGTGCAGATAATATAAGATACAAAGAAGCTCTTAACAATGCTTCTTGTCCCAACTGTGGTGGACCTGCTGCTCTAGGTGAGATGTCATTTGATGAGCAGCATCTGAGGATCGAGAATGCTCGTTTAAGGGAAGAG ATCGACAAGATTTCTGGAATTGCTGCAAAATATGTTGGCAAACCTATGCTTTCATATCCTCATGTTCCTGCTCATGGCCCGTCAAGATCACTTGATCTCGGGGTGGGGAGTTTTGGAGCACAATCGGGTATAAGTGTTCCAGACATGTTTGGCCCTGGTGACCTTCTTAGGTCAGTTTCTGGGCCTAGTGAGGCTGATAAACCCCTGATAATTGAGCTTGCAGTTGCAGCTATGGAAGAGCTCATTAGAATGACTCAGGCTGGAGAACCCTTGTGGATTCGAAGCTTGGGAAATTCTGTCGAGTGTCTGAGTGAAGATGAGTACTTGTGTAACTTCCCTCGAGGGATTGGACCAAAACCCACCGGGCTCAAATCTGAGGCATCTAGAGAATCTGCAATTGTTATCATGAATCATATTAACCTTGTGGAAATCATGATGGATGTG AACCAATGGTCAACTGTGTTTTCAAGTATTGTTTCGAGAGCAATGACGATAGAAGTTCTTTCAACTGGTGTGGCTGGAAACTATAATGGAGCTTTACAAGTG ATGACAGCTGAGTTTCAGGTCCCTTCGCCATTAGTTCCAAGCCGAGAAAACTACTTTGTAAGGTACTGCAAACAGCATGACAATGGGATGTGGGCTGTTGCTGATGTTTCCTTGGACAATTTGCGTCCTTCCTCCATATCTCGATGCAGAAGAAGGCCATCAGGCTGTTTGATCCAGGAACTGCCCAATGGTTACTCCAAA GTTACATGGGTTGAACATGTGGAAGTCGACGATAGAGCTGTTCATGATATATACAGAGCACTAGTTAATTCAGGCCTTGCTTTTGGTGCAAAGCGCTGGGTATCAACACTAGGTAGGCAATGTGAACGCCTTGCAAGTGCCATGGCAAGCAACATTCCAGCTGGAGAAGTGGGAG TTATAACAACTCCTGAAGGAAGAAAGAGCATGTTGAAGCTGGCAGAAAGGATGGTTTTGAGCTTTTGCACCGGTGTTGGAGCTTCTACTGCGCACACGTGGACCACCATTTCAGGAAGCGGTGATAATGATGTGAGAGTCATGACCAGAAAGAGTGTAGATGATCCAGGCAGGCCTCCTGGTATCGTGCTTAGCGCTGCAACTTCGTTTTGGATTCCAGTTCCTCCAAAAAGGGTTTTTGATTTCCTCAGAGATGAAAATTCCAGAAGTGAG TGGGACATCCTGTCAAATGGTGGTCTAGTGCAGGAAATGGCACACACTGCTAATGGTCGTGATCCTGGAAACTGTGTCTCTCTACTGCGCGTAAAT AGTGCAAActcaagccaaagcaacatgcTTATTCTACAAGAGAGCTGTGAGGATCCTACTGGCTCCTATGTGATATATGCACCAGTAGACATTGTTGCTATGGATGTGGTCTTGAATGGCGGTGACCCTGACTATGTTGCTCTTTTACCATCTGGATTTGCTATACTTCCTGATGGTCCTGGGCAGAATGTCGGTGGAATTCATGAGGTTGGATCAGGTGGATCTTTACTCACCGTTGCCTTTCAGATTCTGGTTGATTCAGTTCCCACAGCAAAACTCTCCCTTGGATCTGTGACAACTGTAAACAGCCTTATTAAGTGCACTGTAGAAAGGATCAAAAATGCAGTAGTAGCTGGTGATCCGAACATTTGA